The DNA segment TAAGTGATGACTGCATTCCCAGAGTGTGAATGTGGGAGCAGCAAGGTACACCCGGACTGGTCTCACTTCCTGGGACAAGCGGGAGGACAAGCACTGCAGTAGGATTGTACTCTCACGCAAGTGGAGAGCCTGAACCACTATCTCCCGTCTCCTGTAACCCTAGAAGAGTATTGGGCAGTGGCTTCTTCATCACTAGATGGTTATGGAGTGGCTTGACTTTTATGTGATCTCAGAGACATTGAGTTAATTATTGCATTTACTGACTACTAAAAATTAACTGTGTATTTTGTGTAATTACTTGAAGAATTCATGAATTCATAGATTTAATTATCACCATGAGAAGCTTTGTTCAAATATGTATTGCATGACATGAGAAGAAAGGACTGCATGGAATGTTCACAACAGCAAGGACAGCACTTCTAGATCAAGACAAAAGACTTCTGTGGTGGGCCAGAGGTGCTGCcagatagaaaaatagtgtgAGTGAAGTGTTGAAGAGGACAGCCATGGCGATGCTGCACCGAGCTCTCTTCACCTGGTTCCTTCTGCTGGTGTTCCTCATCCTGCTGGCCCTGCGCCTGGACAAGCGGACCAAGTGGAACTGGTTCATTGTGTTTTTCCCCATGTGGTTCTATGATGCAATTTTATTGGTGTACATCAGCATCCACATGATCAACGAGCTGCGGGCGGCTGTGTCGGGGACTGGCAACACCCATCACCGCACAGTGAGGCAGCGCGCCGCCAGCCTGCTACAGAGGGTGTGGCCGCTGTCGGTGGTGGTGCTCAAGATGGCCTTCATGGTGGCCCTCTGCCTCAAGCTGGAGAATCCCAGTGCCAGCATCTCCTCCTATCATGTGCTGCTGCCACTGTGGATCCTGCTGACTGGTCTGTGTGGCAAGGTGCTGCACTGCCTCGTCCTGCAGCACCAATACCGCTATCCCTGAGAGCCTCACCATTACTCTGCTGCCTGCCCATTGAAGGATCTGTTCATTTCCTGTTATGTGTTTGGTTGTTGCAGTATAATTTGCAATGCAGTGTTTATTCTATGTGGAGTGTAAGAAATCTGCAAAGAGGTTTGAAAGGACCAAGTATAAATGTGTATTTATGTGATAACTACTAACCTTCTGTGCCTGTGGGGACTGCATGGAGAATTAATTGTTGTTTTATAGAAAGATCCCGCAGGTTAATAAAGTGAGTTAAGCAACAGTGTTTCCTCTGCAGCCTGTTTTGGTAAGGGAAGACACATTTGCATTCACATGATATCTGATCACTTGAACTATGAATTAGAGGCAGCAAACACCTGTCAAAACATTAAGTGCTTCTTGCCTTATCTTTCCCCACGCTGGGGATCACTGCTACTAGGTCGCTActttccaacattttatatatatagttaattaTAAACAGATGAGGCAGCATAAGTTAACCCTTATAGCTGTTGCACCATTAGGAATAAATAAGCTACTTAGATTGTTTTATTGAAGTGGAAATTATAACATCCATCATAGCTCTTGGTTAAATTGGATCTACTTCAAAACTTGCAGCTTAGCAGGAATGGACAATGGTGAGACCTTTTGTGGACTTGAATTTTGCATCCCCTGGTGAGGACTTGAGGCCGCTAGACCGTGCcaataagttatatttgagtGACCAGAGAAGCTGCTCTTGCTCTTCATTAATTTACTTGGGAGACAAGATTCATAATTTGTATTCTTCAATGATTACATGCTTACGAATAAGATTATAAACTGAGTATTGGCAGACATGAGATCACAAGAGCTAAATGTGCCTTAATATCTGAATAAACTAATAGAAGGCGTTTAGCATCTCTCTCCAAAGCGATCAATAGCGCACGGTAAGGTGCCAGCTAGCTTTATAGTTCAACGATGCACACAAAACCCGAGAGACTTTCACTATTGTGTTTATATTCTTGAAGGCTTACCGTATACCCGAATGTATTTAGTTTGCCAGTTTTGACATTACGGGGAATCGTTCATGCGTTAGGATCTTGTTAGCCATTACGGAGAAGTGTTCTAAAGGTGATTCGCTCAATCTTTGCAAGTTAACAAATTGTGGTCACTCATATAGGAAAATACAATAGAATACTTCGCGACAACTGTGTATTAAGAATATACTACAGACTCGGGGGAGCATGTCTACGGCGGGAAACACAAAAATGGACCCTGTCTGCTCGAGGGGTGTGCGCAGTAAGGCCCGTGGTCAAGATGTGATAGGCTGACATTTCCAGTCGTGGTCCAGCTGTTGTGTCGGGAAGGTGTTACGCTCTCCGTGTTGCcgagtgtggtagtggtggcgggagGGTGTGTGTTATTTCCTCGTTATGGCAGCTCTCCCTAGCGATATACAGGTAATGTGTCGAATGCACTAACTGTGCGTCAGTGGCCTTCGTTTATGTCGCCCTGTAAAAGATTGGCGTAAAAATCTTTGCTGTACGAATCTTTCTGGGAATCACCTGGCAGATtttgtttccctgttttttcccctcatttccgaAATTGTCAGAGATGCTAGACAGAAAATACACCGTAAGAATCAGACATCGCAGTTGCAATTTTTTAGCCACTAATGGAAGAACCAGAACTATATCCATACAGCAAAATATCACAGCTTCTAAGAAATAAGAGGTTAAGGAGATTGTTCAGTCATTAAATCATCTTGCAATAGTACCTGCAATTATCTTTAACCAGTGTTCATAATGGCCAGCTGTTGCTCCGCCTGTACAGACAATCAGCTGGTGTTGTAATCAGCTGAGCATCTCTGGTTTATATtgattgcagtgtgtgtgtggtcattgATGTTTACGTGACTTGTGTTGTCTATAAGTAATTgtatattttatctattatttttatgcATACATATGTtgggaagaaggggaaataaataataaaaactctcGTTgatgttttcagagagagagagagagagagagttatttataACCTCACGTTTTGTTTTGTAAATGTCCATGCGtcaaatttgtttatttacatttatatttgttCAGAAACGTGCAGGAAGCAAAGGTATTTCGTGACTAAATCTaactttactctcctcctcctcctcctcctcctcctcctcctcctcgtcattgtCTTCATATTAATCCAATcatctatccctcctcctcctcctcatcatcatcatcatcatcatcatcatcatcatcatcgtcgtcgtcgtcgtcgtcgtcgtcgtcgtcgtcgtcatcatcatcatcatcatcatcatcatcatcatcatccccatCGCCAATTTTCCTCCCatcttcgtctcttctctcctatacccttcctcatcctcctcctcctcctcctcctcctcctcctcctcctcctcctcctcgacaatCTCACGTAGACAGAGGAGGGTAATTAGTGCGTCCTTCTCACCTGTGGTTTGTCATACTTAGCGAACTTCCTCTGCATCTCGCgccctgtgagagagagagagagagagagagagagagagagagagagagagagagtatagaaaaataagtatAGTGAGATGAAACGAcaggaaatttctctctctctctctctctctctctctctctctctctctctctctctctctctctctctctgctttaagtCTGATTTATAGACTCACATACCACGTAGAGTAACTGCTTTCacaaacaataccaccaccaccgcctccaccaccaccaccaccacctcccttgtttctcttcctattttatccaccccctccttcctccatcttcagcttccctctttctttctctctctttttccttcccatcaccctccttgtatgttttttctttttccatcttcctcatgtttccctctcctcttctaccaTGCACCTTTCTCCTcagctttcctctttctccttttcttccttctccctcacattCATGCTCCTCTTTATCCCCCCCGTCCCCATTTTATACCTTCACctgcctttcccttctctttctcctttctgcgTTCTGTGATGCAAATTTTAGCTGGAGCAGAAGTTGAAGGGGGATGTTAAGAGTTGGGCGacgcttttcatctttttcctaagTTGGTAGCCTTCGTAATTTGGCTCCTCGTGGCTCAAGGGGCAACGAGGAGAATAGGGCGACCGTGGCTGGgctggagttcctcagggtgtGTTACAGCCTCCAGGTTTTTACATATGCGAGAGGGGTTGGTCAGTAGTTGGGcttgtcctttttattttcgtctttttttcattctggcaagtgatgaaggaaataaatggtgtgtgtgtgtgtgtgtgtgttgggaggcggTAATTGTACGTGAAACTGCGTAAAGCgtagtgtggagagagagagagagagagagagagagagagagagagagagagagagagagtagcaacaCACAGTAGAACAGTCGAAAGAAAACGAGTACATATATTCCACTGTTTGttttggtacacacacacacacacacacacacacacacacacacacacacacacacacgtagctgcGGGAGGTTGTTTGAAGGGGAACATTCGCCAAGTTCCCTTCGACCCAGGAATCCTGTCGACGCCAAATCTTTCTAAGTATCTTATTTTTGTCGTGAGGTCgtgagaggaaagatagagagatagctgcagcagcagtggtagtagtagtattaatagttgtagtagtagtagtagtaacagtagtagtagtagtaacagtagtaatagtagtagtagttgttgttgttgttgtagtagtagtagtagtagtagtagtagtagtagtagtagtagtagtagtagtagtagtatgggaagcaagaaaaaagatgCACTCATATAGacaatttaagagagagagagagagagagagacagacagacagacagacagacacacacacacacagacacagaaacagacacagacatacacacacacacacacacacacacacacacacacacacacacacacacatccggtagctcagtggttagagcgctggcttcacaagccagaggaccggggttcgattccccggccgggtggagatatttgggtgtgtctcctttcacgtgtagcccctgttcacctagcagtgagtaggtacgggatgtaaatcgaggagttgtgaccttgttgtcccggtgtgtggtgtgtgcctggtctcaggcctatcccaagatcggaaataatgagctctgagctcgttccgtagggtaacgtctggctgtctcgtcagagactgcagcagatcaagcagtgaaacacacacacacacacacgcacacaccgcgtagtgtagtggttagcacgctcgactcgcaTTCGAGAGgctccgggtttgagtcccggaggcggcgaggcaaatgggcaagcctcttaatgtgtagcccctgttcacctagcagtaaatagatacgggatgtaactcgaggggttgtggcctcgctttcccggtgagtggagtgtgttgtggtctcagtcccacccgaagatcggtctatgagctctgagctcgctccgtaagactggctgggtgaccagcaggcgaccgaggtgaattacacacacacacacacacacacacacacacacacacacatcacaattaACATGTCACCTGTGCTACTTGAGGGGACAACATTGCAAAGAGTGAACTCTGCAAAATTTTTAGGGGTATtcatagatgaaaatattaactggagaagtcAAATAAATTTTGTTGTAACTAAATGATCAAGGATGTGCGGTATGCTTTATAGAATAAGAGACAATCTAACAACAGAAGCCCTTGTTAGCATATATTATACATTATGTTATCCACACTTGATATATTGTGTTTCCGTGTGGGCGTGTACGTGGCCCTCGTTTTTAAATAAATTGCAAATAGCTCAGAATAAAATTTTTAGGTGTAtgttttatatgaaaaaaattgattCTACTCATATTGTAATCCGTGAACACAAATTCCTTACTTTCAAAAATATTCATAagaatttccttttatcattcatcTTTAAATGCCTTACTCAGCAACATGGGAGTGAATATTTCCACATGATAACtacatcacacaacaccagaagaaataatgttaacCTTACTTGCCCACAGTTCAGGACAACTCTTTTCAAAAACAGCATTTTGTGCTACGGACCAACTATATGGAATTCTCTGCCAATTGACATCAAAATTTTAACAGTGGTAACTATTATCAGTTTAGAAAATCACTCAAAGCACATTTGATTGTTAATAACAGTATTCAGATGTAAATAACAGTATTCAGATGTAAAATTAAGTAATTCACCGTAGTTGTTTGTTCTTATCGATTTAAATATTGTAATcttaaattgttattattattgttttaattatataatatcaaattatattgttattgtcCCATTATTAACATCGTTGATTATATTAATATAATTGTAattattaatgattttttttttggggggggtgtTAAGGAGGGTTAGGTATCCAATCCAGCTCCATatatctattaaagaaaaatgtctgTCGGAAAGCTTCGGCTTGACAGGCGCCTACTCAACTATGTAAATAGTATAAATagctttattttgtatatttatggCAATAAAACTTACTTTACTCTACtttccttttacacacacacagacaggcgaGATGACCAAGTAACAGTCACATCAACAAACACATCAGACTACTAAATCTTGAAACGACActcactacaacaataacacttgAGAGACTGGCGAAGGTAACAGCAACACCGCATATTAGAGTGAGAAGGGCTCTGGTACTTCTCTTTgcatgagagaagggagagggatgcgGGGTTCGTCCATTAAGGTGAGTCCCCCATTCAGCCAGGGAAAATGGGACCTTATGCAAACATACTCCTCGACCATTGTGTTTCCTGTGTAGTGATGGATGTGTGGCCTAGGTGGGCTAACGTGCGCGGTgaggtgactgagtgagtgagtgagtgagtgaggctgaAAGATACAGGTGGGTTCAGGTACAGGTAGGGTTCATTGACTTGTTTTGTTGGAAGTTATAGAAAAGGATGatggagagaaatgtgtgtttggtgagttgaGAGTGGTATTGTGAAAGGGGAAGAATGTAGTGAGTGAATGGTGGGTTATCTATATGTATTGTGAAGGGAGTCATTGTGTATCATAAGGAAGAATCTGTGAGTTATATAAATTTTGTGACTCGAAGAAGGATTatttaggaaaaagaaaagaataaaaacattaattataCAAAGCATTCCCACATTATGATAGATAAGAATTGTCTGATTAGCGAGTTTGACAAGTCATAACATATATTCTAAGTTTCTATTATTTGATTACCGCGCTGGCTGAATCATGACTGAAGGCAAGGCGAGCAACGTGCAGTGTGCTGTGAGACTGACGTGAGCAGAGTACATGCATGAAACTTGTATATATTTGGTGCATGTTGATAGCGTGAGGAAAGGCCGAGGcaaaactattattattggATTATCTGACGCGATAGACAAGGCTTAGTATGACATGAACGAGAGTAAACGCATGGAACTTGTACATACGAGTATTTGGTGCATGCTGATACATAGAGGAAAGCACACGTTAAACTACTATTGATCCGTGACTGTTATTCATCAGCACTCGATTATAACAAAGGGacgtattcaaaaacgctttgctttcccaccacgactattttcaagatccacagagatgataagcgtggttttcaagagtgtttttgcagataataatgcagaaatcttgtcactctgcctctaggaccataaaacacataaaaaaaactcgtgtaaatttaaataaacccaTTTGAAATAGTGggggtgaagcacagaagtgtttgagaatacgacccTAAGTCTGGGCATGGACGAGTGTACAAGCGTGTGATACGAACAGGAGTCGCTGCATAAAGCTTGTATTTGGCGCATGCTGATAGGGACTGCCGAGGTAAAGCTTGGGATGAAGAGCGTGGTTTACAGTCAGGACAAGGGTTAATGGCCGGTATTTGCGTGGCAGCCTTTGTTTACTCTCCCTCATCGTTTCTTCAGCGAGCATTTGTCACCAACGTTCCCAGATTTGATTCTCTTTTAggactgtttttcaaaggccccggggattttttattattctcttaatTACTGTTTTCCTTGTTAGTAGTTAAAATCCTCAAGTTATTAGAATCATAACTCTTGTAAAACCTTAATGCCTTCCaataaaccttttttttaaccacttcagtaccatgtcgtgttttcatattcattcttcttgataattggtgattttatgcagcttcagaatcttatgtagagattaaagtagtgaagactttggccattaatcttccgacctcaaTCCAATGTAAAttaaatcgtgtaatcatacccaaaactcaagataaaaatggatcTCAGAACGGGTTAAAACACGATAGTTAGTTATGTAGTTAGTTAGTTTGAGCAAAATATACATGTTTACAGTAAAGTGAAGGTTACAAAATTCCCGTTTCTCCAAATAAAGAAGCATCATACTTtacaaatataaatgaaaatactgTCACCTAAGTaatttttaaccacttcagcatCGACATTTGTTCATAattattctgattactatttggggattttatacagcttcagaaatttatgttgggATTGAACTAGTGAATactcgccattaatcttctgatcgtctatagacccttcccaatgtaaacaaaatcgtctaatcatacccataactcaaggtagaaatgctttccaatactgaaaaggttaattaatcccttcagtaccatgacgcgttcccatattcattctgcttactatttggtggtttaatacagcttcagaaacttatgtgggagattaaaatagtgaagacgttggctattaatcttctgaccaccatggacctttcctaatgtaaatactaTCTAATCATATCTAAactgaaggtagaaatgcgtcccggtactgaaggggctaaggtaCATCTTGTCTATGGGTACGGTAGAGTGtcaggaaaatattaaaaaaaaaaaaaagtgggccCTGGAAAACAACATGGAATTAGGGAAGTCTCCAAAGTGTCTATCCAATTCCCCTTGCAACCCCGGGTCCTGCAGGTCAGCCGTTGCAGTAAGGGTGACGAGGCCTTAACGTCACGCTGAAACTGAGCCTTAAGTGTAACCTGAGCCCGAATGCCCCTGAGAGCCTGCTTCGGATCAAGATGCTGCGCTTGTTATTGGTCCCCTCATCCTCTCGTCCCCAGAATTCCCCTCCGTCTCCCTttccctgttcctcttcctcttccttttccccttccccttccccttccccttccccttcctcttcctcttcctcttcctcttcttcctcctcttcctccgataCTTTTTTTGcactgacacctctctctctctctctctctctctctctctctctctctctctctctctctctctctctctctctctctctctctctctctctctctctctctctctctctctctttcacattcTTTATTACGTGTCACCACCCTATCATCATCTTATTGGTCTCCTCATCCTCAGaattccctttctccctctccctcttcctttgttacctttttttgcactgccctcttcatcttccttctctttctttctcttcctcatccttaacTCCATGTGTCTCCTCTATCAGCATCCCTTCATCTTGTTATTGCTCCCCTTATCTTCAGAATccaactcatctctctctctctttctttcccttatctttttCACTGtcctttccctctattttcatCCTTTACTTCATGTGTCCACCTTTTCAACATTCCTTCATCTTGTTAGTGCTTGTGCCATCTTCCTCACTCATGGCGTCCTCAGTAGTTTGTCTCTTGGTGTCTCCGTTAAGTCTTCCTCAGCTTTCTTGACTCACCTTATCAACATTCCTTCATCTTGTTAGTGCTTGTGCCATCTTCCTCACTCATGGCATCCTCAGTAGTTTGTCTCTTGGTGTCTCCGTTAGATCTTCCTCAGTTTTCGTGGCTCTTGTACGTAAGTTTTTGGAAGGTGCTCTGTTGTCTCGTGTCTGTCTCGGAGTggttttgtttctgttgttttgggtgcttagatgttttttttttatataattaatgTTTGTGTTGCTGATTTCAGACTATCACTTATTAAaatgttcttgttgttagtactgtaatggtggtggtggtggtggtggtggtggtggtggtggtggtgctgctgctgctgctgcttgctgttgctgctgctgctactgctactgctactgctactgctacttgctattccttactactactactactactactactactactactactactactactactactactactaccacaaccaacaacaaaactaatCCACCTacatccctcacttccccccttcacacacacacacacacacacgctcaactacttacccccacacacacaggtttcaaTAGCCGGTTAAATATCGCGAGTTTCAATGAATAAATTAGTTCTGAGGATGAAAGTGTTGCATTGTGTTCTGCGCGCAAATTTACATACTCCGCGAGGGTCGGCCGGCAGCAGCGCACcgacgcacacatacacacgcatacacacgcacacacgcggcGAATCACCCgtgaagagaggaaggtcaagcgcgtgtttttatttacattttattcaGCGGTGTTCCCTGTAGTGGACGAGTGGCGGCTTTGAGGCAACGCGACGCTaacactttttcccttttttgtaaCCActgtaataggaaaaaaaatgcgtgGATGAACAACGGTATGGgcagtgttaaccccttcagtactggcacgcatttttaccacgagttttggctGTGATTacctgattttatttatattaggaagggtttatggaggtcagaagattaacggccagtcttcactattcgaATCCCAACATcatgtttttgaagctgtataaaatcgccagatagtAACCATAATGAATTTGAAAtcgcatcctggtactgaagagattaaacccCGAAAACAAATAACACGTGTGGATTGTGGACAGATGATAATAAAGGATGTGTTATGATAATTTAAGACAGTGATAGAGGAACCTGTAATGGACGATCTTCTGAAGCACCTGTACCcactgtagttgaagtgacacgggtctCCAATTGTGCTTTTACGcttctagtgacaaattgacaagatttctacgtacattactaacaggagataAGGAGAACGAGGCTAACACGGGTTTCCAATGGTGTTTTTACGTTTTAGTGATAAATTGACAGGATttttacattactaacaggagataCGCTCTTGAGAACCCTCTAACACGAGTTTCCAATggcgtttttatatttatagtgACAAATTGACAgggtttctacattactaacaggagacgcactcttgagaacccgggtAACCATCCTTGAGGAGTTtgtaaatagtcgtggtgagagagcaaagcgtttctcatTAACAGTCTTATGGAAGGTATGGTGAGAAAAGACAGAGGtatagaaactttttttttccttttatcatcttattttttctttaaacatcGAAAATAAATAATCCAAGTTACAATGTGAAAAGACTCTACCGGATTCCAAGGATTAACATGAATGTGGCGTATTACAGACAGTCTCAGAAGGAGTATTAAGTTATTAAactagtaattctctctctctctctctctctctctctctctctctctctctctctctctctctctctctctctctctctctctctctctctctctctctcctataaagCTTACatccttgtgtgtttttttttttttttgtgttctttcgtgttttttttttgtgtgtgtgtgtgtgtgtgtgtgtgtgtgtgtgtgtgtttatatcaaAACTATTTTCACCAGCAAGAATAATTTTTACACTGACACTTTCACCCGACTACTGACACGGTGAGTAAGCAGGATttcgcacagacacacacacacacacacacacacacacacacacacacacacacacacacacacacacacacacacacacacacacacacacacacacacacacactcacgcacggtCATTATAATCAGATTAAACGCACAATATTGAACCTTGAATTAATCCTCGGTGTG comes from the Portunus trituberculatus isolate SZX2019 chromosome 25, ASM1759143v1, whole genome shotgun sequence genome and includes:
- the LOC123509000 gene encoding transmembrane protein 60-like; the encoded protein is MAMLHRALFTWFLLLVFLILLALRLDKRTKWNWFIVFFPMWFYDAILLVYISIHMINELRAAVSGTGNTHHRTVRQRAASLLQRVWPLSVVVLKMAFMVALCLKLENPSASISSYHVLLPLWILLTGLCGKVLHCLVLQHQYRYP